The proteins below come from a single Zea mays cultivar B73 chromosome 8, Zm-B73-REFERENCE-NAM-5.0, whole genome shotgun sequence genomic window:
- the LOC103637259 gene encoding uncharacterized protein, translating into MEKQANVSPPSGPAAAAVPASALRRRRNATKGKGMRSEPRRMYVYSCAARRSSSTMGGRPSSSTGTMNRCVSSPSAPTTIGTCPAGTFPQVAPGNAGTGFTTAPGATLHALVDTHRSSAGLHQGGSSAGL; encoded by the coding sequence ATGGAGAAGCAAGCAAATGTGAGCCCACCGTcggggccggcggcggcggcggtcccCGCGAGTGCACTGAGGAGGAGGCGAAACGCGACCAAGGGGAAGGGGATGCGGAGCGAGCCCCGACGCATGTACGTGTATTCCTGCGCGGCACGGCGGAGTAGCTCGACGATGGGCGGGCGGCCCAGCAGCTCCACAGGGACGATGAACCGCTGTGTATCCTCCCCCTCTGCGCCGACCACCATAGGCACGTGCCCCGCCGGCACCTTCCCGCAGGTGGCCCCCGGCAACGCCGGCACTGGCTTCACCACGGCGCCCGGCGCCACCCTACATGCCCTCGTGGACACGCACCGGAGCAGTGCAGGTCTGCATCAAGGAGGAAGCAGTGCAGGTTTGTAG